Proteins from one Cellulosilyticum lentocellum DSM 5427 genomic window:
- the argB gene encoding acetylglutamate kinase, with the protein MNDGLEKAKVLIDALPYIREFNGNTVVIKYGGSAMLDPEINKTIVQDIVLLKLVGLKPVIVHGGGPEINNMLKRLDIQSEFINGLRVTTKETMEVVEMVLAGKVNKQIVEMISGQGGCPVGLTGKDGKILRAKKLNKDGVDLGFVGEIEKVNTRLIKSLIDNDFIPIIAPIGSDEEGNTYNINADYAAVAIAGALNAQKLVFLTDVEGVLKDKDDPKSLISFLSDSEAKKYIESGIIAGGMIPKVECCMEAIEEGVSMVHILDGRKKHALILEIYTPNGIGTMMYKKEA; encoded by the coding sequence ATGAATGATGGTTTAGAAAAAGCAAAAGTTTTAATAGATGCATTACCTTATATTAGAGAGTTTAATGGCAATACAGTTGTCATTAAATATGGTGGCAGTGCCATGTTAGATCCAGAAATTAATAAGACGATTGTACAGGATATCGTACTTCTCAAATTAGTAGGTTTAAAACCAGTCATTGTTCATGGTGGGGGACCTGAAATTAATAATATGCTTAAACGTTTAGATATCCAGTCTGAGTTTATTAATGGACTTCGTGTGACAACCAAAGAAACCATGGAAGTTGTGGAAATGGTATTAGCAGGTAAGGTGAATAAACAAATCGTAGAAATGATTTCAGGGCAAGGGGGCTGCCCTGTTGGGTTAACAGGTAAAGATGGTAAGATTTTAAGAGCTAAAAAGCTCAATAAAGATGGTGTAGATTTAGGTTTTGTAGGGGAAATTGAAAAAGTGAATACAAGGCTCATAAAATCTTTAATTGATAATGATTTTATTCCTATTATTGCACCTATTGGATCAGATGAAGAAGGGAATACGTATAACATTAATGCAGATTATGCTGCAGTTGCTATTGCAGGCGCACTTAATGCACAAAAATTAGTATTTCTTACAGACGTCGAGGGAGTATTAAAGGATAAAGATGATCCAAAGTCACTGATCTCTTTCTTAAGTGATAGTGAGGCTAAAAAGTATATTGAATCAGGTATTATTGCAGGTGGTATGATTCCAAAAGTTGAATGTTGTATGGAAGCAATAGAAGAAGGTGTTTCTATGGTGCATATTCTAGATGGTCGAAAAAAACATGCACTCATTCTAGAAATTTATACACCTAACGGTATTGGTACTATGATGTATAAAAAGGAGGCATAG
- the argJ gene encoding bifunctional ornithine acetyltransferase/N-acetylglutamate synthase, translated as MRLIQGSITAPKGFKANGEHIGIKNKKKDLAIIYSETPCTYAGAFTQNVVKAAPVLWDQMVLNEGEKVHAIVVNSGNANAATGVQGEKDTEEMASLVAEAFNIDKKQVLVCSTGVIGVDLPMEVLRKGIGPVAVKVSATHEGGEAASDAILTTDLVKKTIALEENINGTTITVGGMGKGSGMIHPNMATMLGFITTDVNITKEMLQKALKKAIDTSFNMITVDGDTSTNDSVLVLANGMAGNPVIDQEGEAFDKFYAALYEVCKYIAISIVKDGEGATKLLEVNLEGVKSFEDGKCIAKSILTSNLVKTAFFGEDANWGRIFCAMGYSGISFDPAKVDISIESIAGNVAMLKQGLPVKFSEEKAKEVLEENEIKILVTMGEGKESVTAWGCDLSYDYVKINGDYRS; from the coding sequence ATGAGATTAATACAAGGAAGCATTACAGCACCAAAAGGGTTTAAAGCAAATGGAGAGCATATTGGTATTAAGAACAAAAAGAAAGATTTAGCGATTATTTATAGTGAAACACCTTGTACGTATGCAGGTGCATTCACACAAAATGTAGTAAAAGCAGCACCAGTACTTTGGGATCAAATGGTTTTAAATGAAGGAGAAAAGGTGCATGCCATTGTGGTTAATAGTGGTAATGCTAATGCTGCAACAGGAGTACAAGGGGAAAAAGATACAGAGGAGATGGCAAGTCTAGTTGCAGAGGCCTTTAATATTGATAAAAAGCAAGTCTTAGTATGTTCTACGGGTGTTATTGGTGTAGATTTACCAATGGAGGTTTTAAGAAAAGGTATTGGTCCAGTAGCAGTTAAAGTAAGTGCAACTCATGAAGGAGGAGAAGCTGCTTCAGATGCCATCTTAACAACGGACTTAGTTAAGAAAACCATTGCTTTAGAAGAAAACATTAATGGTACGACGATTACTGTAGGCGGTATGGGTAAAGGTTCAGGTATGATTCATCCTAATATGGCAACTATGCTAGGGTTTATTACAACTGATGTTAATATCACTAAAGAGATGCTTCAAAAAGCACTGAAGAAAGCAATCGATACCTCCTTTAACATGATTACAGTTGATGGGGATACAAGTACTAATGACTCGGTGCTTGTTTTAGCCAATGGGATGGCAGGCAACCCAGTTATTGATCAAGAAGGAGAAGCTTTTGATAAGTTTTATGCAGCGTTATATGAAGTATGTAAATATATTGCTATTTCAATCGTTAAAGATGGCGAAGGTGCTACTAAGTTATTAGAAGTTAATTTAGAAGGTGTTAAGAGCTTTGAAGATGGTAAATGCATTGCTAAAAGTATTTTAACTTCTAATTTAGTTAAAACAGCATTCTTTGGAGAAGATGCTAACTGGGGAAGAATCTTTTGTGCTATGGGATACTCAGGTATTAGCTTTGACCCTGCAAAAGTAGATATTAGCATAGAAAGTATTGCTGGCAATGTAGCAATGCTCAAACAAGGCTTACCTGTTAAATTTAGTGAAGAAAAAGCTAAAGAAGTACTAGAAGAAAATGAAATAAAAATTCTCGTGACCATGGGTGAAGGAAAAGAAAGTGTAACAGCTTGGGGCTGTGATTTAAGCTATGATTACGTAAAAATTAATGGGGATTATAGAAGCTAA